Proteins encoded within one genomic window of Citrobacter amalonaticus Y19:
- a CDS encoding ParA family protein, which translates to MHLQSIDYPTLGVKPRIIPVVSTKGGEGKSTQSANLAGFLADAGIKTLLIDGDHAQPTASSIFPLEYEAPGGLYELLMQTVDLSNPDNLISRTSINNLDIIVSNDPRNFLPTAMLNAPDGRVRLRNALSHPLFNSYGVIIVDSQGSRSVMSELIILASTGTMVGIAKPILPDVREFMRGTVALMEELLPYCAFGIQLPVTKLLINCMEYDNLSVETLAEVKAIVEDKRYSAHADKIHIDLLETCIYDLTVYVLGHVKGVPVHRLEKNTRRKSDSAFTSMYQLACELFPEWKTNFDALANAGGEE; encoded by the coding sequence ATGCATTTACAATCAATCGATTATCCAACGTTGGGTGTTAAGCCTCGTATTATACCTGTTGTTTCCACTAAGGGTGGCGAGGGTAAGTCTACTCAGTCAGCTAATCTTGCAGGATTTCTGGCCGATGCAGGTATCAAAACACTTCTGATTGATGGCGACCATGCTCAGCCAACGGCCAGCAGTATATTCCCGCTTGAATATGAAGCCCCTGGTGGTTTGTACGAACTGTTGATGCAGACAGTTGATCTCTCAAATCCCGATAATCTGATCTCCCGTACGTCGATCAATAATCTGGACATTATCGTTTCCAACGATCCTCGTAATTTTCTCCCAACTGCAATGCTGAATGCGCCTGATGGGCGAGTTCGCCTCCGAAATGCTCTTTCACATCCCCTTTTTAATTCATATGGCGTGATTATTGTCGATTCACAAGGCTCACGGTCAGTGATGTCTGAGTTAATTATCCTGGCCTCCACCGGAACCATGGTGGGTATTGCCAAACCGATTCTTCCTGATGTCAGGGAGTTCATGCGCGGAACAGTCGCGCTGATGGAAGAATTGCTGCCTTATTGTGCGTTTGGCATTCAGCTTCCAGTCACAAAATTGCTCATCAACTGTATGGAATACGACAATCTGTCTGTTGAGACCCTCGCTGAAGTCAAAGCGATCGTTGAAGATAAACGCTACAGCGCCCATGCAGACAAAATTCATATCGACCTGCTGGAGACATGTATCTATGACCTGACTGTCTATGTCCTTGGGCATGTTAAGGGCGTACCGGTACATCGTCTTGAAAAAAATACCCGGCGTAAAAGCGACTCAGCGTTTACGTCAATGTATCAATTGGCTTGTGAACTTTTCCCAGAGTGGAAAACGAATTTTGATGCGTTAGCTAATGCGGGGGGCGAGGAATGA
- a CDS encoding FaeA/PapI family transcriptional regulator: protein MKLSLCSYNPGAAHPGYNVSHDNLQMLAAEMGISDLAMIRGPEQFFILNLLKDHSTQGLSTRELADLCGVSIYKVRHLLLPLEKYGQVIRDKMQKHHQWFLSKDSADIDWHSNKRYFHLQQ from the coding sequence ATGAAACTCTCGCTGTGTTCATATAACCCGGGTGCAGCACATCCAGGCTACAACGTATCTCATGACAATCTGCAGATGTTAGCGGCGGAAATGGGAATAAGTGACCTGGCGATGATCAGGGGGCCGGAACAATTTTTTATTCTCAATCTATTAAAAGATCACAGTACTCAAGGCCTGTCGACCAGGGAGCTTGCCGATCTGTGTGGCGTCTCAATTTATAAAGTCAGACACTTACTTCTTCCGCTGGAGAAATATGGTCAAGTTATAAGAGATAAAATGCAAAAACACCATCAGTGGTTTTTGTCAAAGGATTCCGCAGATATTGATTGGCATTCTAACAAGCGGTATTTTCATTTGCAACAATGA
- a CDS encoding FidL-like protein: MPKQAILLLSCVGLLLIGTVYCLTRSPVFSCESQFSVIQSINGDSIRAEGLIFAHMTDEQLLINIDGLLTHNEKKYLISRTLKMKYETYNANAHLYKIMSVKTIHDNTDNVDDEIANNLLFGKGPNDKIIFLKKLNKNVILFGNHAFPQYGCKRD; encoded by the coding sequence ATGCCTAAACAAGCCATCTTGCTTTTGAGCTGTGTCGGTCTCTTATTGATCGGCACCGTTTACTGTTTAACCCGGTCTCCGGTTTTCTCTTGCGAGTCACAGTTTTCTGTCATTCAGAGTATCAACGGCGACAGCATTCGGGCCGAAGGGTTAATTTTTGCACACATGACGGACGAACAACTTCTTATCAATATTGATGGTCTTCTCACACATAACGAAAAAAAGTATTTAATATCGCGGACGCTCAAAATGAAATATGAAACGTACAATGCCAATGCGCATCTGTATAAGATAATGAGTGTTAAAACTATACATGATAATACTGACAATGTTGATGATGAGATTGCTAATAATTTGTTATTTGGCAAAGGCCCGAACGATAAAATAATTTTTCTAAAAAAACTCAATAAAAATGTCATACTATTTGGTAACCACGCCTTCCCGCAATATGGTTGCAAACGAGATTAA
- a CDS encoding HD-GYP domain-containing protein: MINPRLNLHHVRTAFIAWHLARESRFTPAQCRKTLLAALLHDIGGLNEESRLQPLSYYDNELNNHAAVGAELLASVPLLTPLSPIVRYHHTRWDDGKGDHVNGEKVPKESHVVYLADRLDVLIAHYRASDIISAKDEIINIIVGGEHILYNPEFINAFRKIAICEHFWLKIKSTEFDDYIEDIPRIHNDAISLHNFRDIATMLAFIIDGFSQNGVQHSLVVGRISGFLAREMGIPPVQCLKIEIGGLLHNLTSLALCAAPAHTGEENAVWDELDPIEAIRDIARWCQIQKTVMAKAAHPPEVRILKASIWLASLLQGVTLSSEFKARVGETAEIAPELAGIVQQNSGALLQIFQESVKERRALVQRINQLSLP; this comes from the coding sequence ATGATTAACCCCAGGCTTAACCTGCATCATGTCAGAACGGCATTTATCGCCTGGCACCTGGCCCGGGAATCCCGGTTCACGCCTGCACAGTGCAGGAAAACCCTGCTGGCGGCCCTGCTTCATGATATTGGAGGGTTGAACGAAGAGTCACGCCTTCAGCCCCTGAGCTATTACGACAATGAACTCAATAACCACGCGGCAGTCGGCGCTGAATTACTGGCCAGCGTCCCTTTGCTGACCCCGTTAAGTCCCATTGTTCGCTATCACCACACCCGTTGGGATGACGGGAAAGGCGACCACGTTAACGGTGAAAAAGTGCCCAAGGAGAGTCATGTCGTTTATCTGGCGGATCGTCTGGATGTTTTAATCGCCCATTACCGCGCCAGCGATATAATATCGGCAAAAGATGAGATTATTAATATCATTGTGGGCGGCGAACACATCCTGTATAACCCCGAATTTATTAACGCATTCAGAAAAATAGCAATCTGCGAACACTTCTGGTTAAAAATTAAATCCACAGAATTCGATGATTACATCGAGGACATTCCCCGCATCCATAACGACGCCATCTCTTTGCATAACTTTCGCGATATCGCCACCATGCTGGCGTTTATTATTGATGGGTTCAGCCAGAACGGCGTCCAGCACTCCCTGGTCGTCGGCCGTATATCTGGTTTCCTGGCAAGAGAAATGGGGATTCCCCCAGTCCAGTGCCTGAAAATTGAAATAGGTGGCTTGTTGCACAACCTGACGTCTCTGGCGCTGTGTGCCGCACCGGCACATACCGGGGAAGAAAATGCGGTCTGGGATGAACTCGATCCTATTGAAGCCATTCGGGATATTGCCCGCTGGTGTCAAATCCAAAAGACGGTGATGGCAAAAGCCGCGCATCCTCCGGAGGTGAGGATTCTGAAAGCCAGTATCTGGCTGGCGTCGTTGTTACAGGGCGTCACGCTGTCGTCAGAATTTAAAGCGCGCGTTGGGGAAACCGCAGAAATCGCCCCCGAACTGGCGGGCATTGTGCAGCAAAATAGTGGGGCTTTGTTGCAGATCTTTCAGGAGTCCGTCAAAGAGCGACGCGCCCTGGTTCAGAGAATAAATCAACTCAGCCTGCCCTGA
- a CDS encoding SDR family NAD(P)-dependent oxidoreductase, whose protein sequence is MAKKWMLITGGSRGIGQALVSHLLPEWNIVFTGRNEAGIARTLDIAKSQSTSTWVKGCRCDGGDEASVAQLATSLLEAYGAPAAIIHNAGMTNDALHIHQKASDWQEVLGNNLVAVVNWNRILLPAMMTQGSGSIVFMSSVTAIKGNSGQTAYAASKAAMIGLTHSLAREVGRFGIRVNCLAPGLIEGEMVQAIPEARLKAMRQNIPLRRLGRTQDVARAVAFLAGEGSSYLTGQTLVLDGGLST, encoded by the coding sequence ATGGCAAAGAAATGGATGCTCATCACTGGCGGTAGTCGGGGAATCGGTCAGGCGCTGGTGAGCCACCTGTTGCCCGAATGGAACATTGTCTTTACCGGCCGTAACGAGGCGGGTATCGCCCGCACGCTGGACATCGCGAAAAGCCAGAGTACATCGACCTGGGTGAAAGGATGTCGCTGCGACGGCGGCGACGAAGCCAGCGTTGCGCAGTTAGCCACGTCGCTGCTTGAAGCGTATGGCGCGCCCGCCGCCATCATCCATAACGCTGGCATGACGAATGATGCGCTGCACATCCACCAGAAAGCGAGCGACTGGCAGGAGGTGCTGGGAAATAATCTGGTCGCGGTGGTCAACTGGAATCGTATCCTGCTGCCCGCCATGATGACCCAGGGCAGTGGATCAATCGTGTTTATGTCGTCTGTGACGGCCATTAAAGGCAACAGCGGGCAGACGGCCTATGCAGCCAGCAAGGCGGCGATGATTGGCCTGACGCATTCGCTGGCGCGTGAAGTGGGGCGCTTTGGCATTCGGGTTAACTGTCTGGCGCCGGGATTGATTGAAGGCGAAATGGTTCAGGCCATTCCGGAAGCCCGATTGAAAGCGATGCGGCAGAATATTCCGCTGCGCCGTCTCGGGCGCACGCAGGATGTCGCCCGCGCGGTCGCGTTTCTGGCCGGGGAAGGGAGTAGCTATCTCACCGGTCAGACACTGGTGCTGGATGGCGGTTTGTCTACCTGA
- a CDS encoding winged helix-turn-helix domain-containing protein has protein sequence MRFDIEGFITFDTEDASLVNLLTGDCVELSQTSTRLLAELLNHHGDILSRNEIFQAVFDKYGARASNSNLNQYISTLRRNLSDLGVAKEIIVTVPRIGFKIAEDAIINNDREYRTPFLEEKEPETQPVEPQKTCLKRFTRIIALAIAFLLLIINPESFRADTDIQKVIKGQCVIFMPPSLSLQEVTKSFDFVPQPFDCSQQKELYIYRQQVKGALGDTVQLLLIKCDKDSCMSFYYREKNNA, from the coding sequence ATGAGGTTCGACATTGAGGGATTTATCACTTTTGACACGGAGGATGCGTCTCTCGTTAACCTGTTGACTGGGGATTGCGTTGAATTATCCCAAACCTCTACGCGCCTGCTGGCAGAATTGCTCAATCACCACGGCGATATCCTTTCGAGAAATGAAATCTTTCAGGCCGTTTTTGATAAATATGGTGCCAGAGCGTCAAATAGTAATCTAAATCAATATATCTCAACATTACGCAGAAACCTGAGCGATCTGGGTGTCGCAAAAGAAATCATTGTCACGGTTCCCCGTATTGGTTTCAAAATAGCGGAAGATGCCATTATCAATAACGATCGTGAGTATCGAACCCCCTTCCTCGAAGAAAAGGAGCCGGAGACACAACCCGTTGAACCGCAAAAAACCTGTCTTAAGCGGTTTACCCGTATTATCGCCCTGGCGATCGCCTTTCTCCTTCTCATAATAAATCCCGAGTCATTCAGAGCCGACACCGATATACAAAAAGTCATTAAGGGCCAGTGCGTCATTTTTATGCCTCCCTCACTCTCGTTGCAAGAAGTGACAAAAAGTTTTGATTTTGTCCCGCAACCGTTCGATTGTTCACAGCAAAAGGAGTTGTACATTTACAGGCAGCAGGTAAAAGGTGCCCTGGGCGATACTGTGCAATTGCTCCTGATCAAATGTGATAAAGACAGTTGCATGAGTTTTTATTACAGAGAAAAAAATAATGCCTAA